The following are from one region of the Nocardioides marmotae genome:
- a CDS encoding glycosyltransferase family 4 protein yields the protein MRTLMVIAEMGSGGAEAVVADLAADRLDRGDEVAVASDRGWRTAGVAGRGADLVPVPLRRPGASALVRSSARLHRRLRHRPADLLHTHNVRATLAASLAQRAAGRRAPLVATVHGLAAEDYPRAARLLGRCADLVVAVSDDVADRLADGGLPADRLRVVENAAPSLRLPARRAARAALGLPADVPVALAVARLIAPKRPDLLVDAWARLGASGAAAAPLLLLAGDGPARPALERQVAAAGLAGGVRLLGDRHDVDRLLAAADLLVLASDREGLPVSVLEAMGAGVPVAASAVGGLTSLAGAVELVGEPTADAWAEAVRRLLEDPGRRQDLATAAGALVERRFSPAAMTASYDAIYQDVT from the coding sequence ATGAGGACGCTCATGGTGATCGCCGAGATGGGCTCCGGCGGGGCCGAGGCCGTGGTGGCCGACCTCGCCGCGGACCGCCTCGACCGCGGCGACGAGGTCGCCGTGGCCAGCGACCGCGGCTGGCGCACCGCCGGGGTCGCCGGCCGCGGGGCCGACCTGGTGCCGGTGCCCCTGCGGCGCCCGGGCGCGTCCGCGCTGGTCCGCTCCTCGGCCCGCCTGCACCGCCGGCTGCGGCACCGCCCGGCCGACCTGCTGCACACCCACAACGTCCGCGCGACGCTCGCCGCGTCCCTGGCCCAGCGCGCCGCCGGCCGCCGCGCGCCGCTGGTCGCGACCGTCCACGGGCTCGCGGCCGAGGACTACCCGCGGGCCGCGCGGCTGCTCGGCCGCTGCGCCGACCTGGTGGTCGCGGTCTCCGACGACGTCGCCGACCGGCTGGCCGACGGCGGGCTGCCCGCCGACCGGCTGCGCGTGGTCGAGAACGCCGCCCCCTCGCTGCGGCTGCCGGCCCGGAGGGCCGCGCGGGCCGCGCTCGGCCTGCCCGCCGACGTGCCGGTCGCGCTCGCGGTCGCGCGGCTGATCGCGCCCAAGCGGCCCGACCTGCTCGTCGATGCCTGGGCCCGCCTCGGAGCTTCGGGCGCGGCCGCGGCCCCGCTCCTGCTGCTCGCCGGCGACGGCCCGGCCCGCCCGGCCCTGGAGCGACAGGTCGCCGCGGCCGGCCTGGCCGGCGGTGTCCGGCTGCTCGGCGACCGCCACGACGTCGACCGGCTGCTCGCGGCGGCCGACCTGCTGGTGCTGGCCAGCGACCGCGAGGGCCTGCCGGTCTCGGTGCTGGAGGCGATGGGGGCCGGGGTGCCGGTGGCCGCCTCCGCGGTCGGCGGGCTCACCTCGCTGGCCGGCGCTGTCGAGCTGGTGGGTGAGCCCACCGCGGACGCCTGGGCCGAGGCGGTCCGGCGCCTGCTCGAGGACCCGGGCCGCCGGCAGGACCTGGCGACCGCGGCCGGCGCGCTCGTCGAGCGCCGGTTCTCACCGGCCGCGATGACGGCGTCGTACGACGCGATCTACCAAGACGTGACCTGA